A portion of the Leifsonia sp. EB41 genome contains these proteins:
- a CDS encoding dienelactone hydrolase family protein, translating to MNLFTDDTTVDGVRRRGFLLEGVPGVLWTTPAATPGAPLILSGHGGGLHKEAPGLVARARRLVLDHGYAVAAIDAPGHGDRPRPARDQQWVDAMLDARERGEPLDPVIAEYNASLAERAVPEWRATLDALQQLDDIGAGPAGFTGMTLASAIGIPLAAAEPRIRAATFGGIAAHRFVLDAAREVSIPIEFLFPLDDAEITRESQLELFDAFASAEKTLLGFPGSHFRVPAERLDTGLFPRVFG from the coding sequence ATGAACCTCTTCACTGACGACACCACCGTGGACGGCGTCCGCCGCCGCGGCTTCCTCCTGGAGGGCGTCCCCGGCGTCCTCTGGACCACTCCCGCCGCTACCCCCGGCGCGCCGCTGATCCTCTCGGGTCATGGCGGCGGCCTCCACAAGGAGGCTCCCGGGCTGGTGGCCCGCGCCCGGCGACTCGTCCTCGACCATGGCTACGCCGTCGCCGCGATCGACGCGCCTGGGCACGGCGACCGTCCGCGCCCGGCGCGCGACCAGCAGTGGGTCGACGCCATGCTCGACGCCCGCGAGCGGGGCGAGCCGCTCGATCCCGTCATCGCCGAGTACAACGCCTCGCTCGCCGAGCGGGCCGTGCCGGAGTGGCGGGCGACGCTCGACGCGCTCCAGCAGCTCGACGACATCGGCGCCGGCCCGGCGGGGTTCACCGGGATGACGCTGGCCTCGGCCATCGGCATCCCGCTCGCCGCCGCCGAGCCGCGCATCCGCGCCGCCACCTTCGGCGGGATCGCGGCGCACCGCTTCGTCCTCGACGCAGCGCGGGAGGTGAGCATCCCGATCGAGTTCCTGTTCCCGCTGGACGATGCGGAGATCACCCGGGAGTCCCAGCTCGAACTGTTCGACGCGTTCGCCTCGGCCGAGAAGACGCTGCTCGGGTTCCCGGGCAGCCACTTCCGGGTGCCCGCCGAGCGGCTGGACACGGGGCTCTTCCCGCGCGTGTTCGGGTGA
- a CDS encoding GNAT family N-acetyltransferase yields MSDADATTFTIRPLDTSTWDAFVALCDRHGGGGFGGCYCTWFHRDAHSAPGSQPERPADFTREFKHDLVKAGDAHAALVFDGDRAVGWAQFGSPEELPGIYHRKQYLETATSLPDYRITCIFVDRAYRGRGVARVAIAGALELIASAGGGVVESYPRETDKRISPSFLYSMTRQVFEDAGFEYDRPKGTVNCVMRTTVPADANGGDPSRPTAPRR; encoded by the coding sequence ATGAGCGACGCCGACGCCACCACTTTCACGATCCGCCCGCTCGACACCTCCACCTGGGACGCCTTCGTCGCGCTCTGCGACCGGCACGGCGGCGGCGGATTCGGCGGCTGCTACTGCACCTGGTTCCACCGCGACGCCCACTCGGCGCCGGGGTCGCAGCCCGAGCGGCCTGCCGACTTCACCAGGGAGTTCAAGCACGACCTCGTAAAAGCCGGGGACGCGCACGCCGCGCTCGTCTTCGACGGCGACCGCGCCGTCGGCTGGGCGCAGTTCGGGAGCCCAGAGGAGCTGCCCGGGATCTACCACCGCAAGCAGTACCTGGAGACGGCGACCAGCCTCCCGGACTACCGGATCACCTGCATCTTCGTCGACCGCGCCTACCGCGGCCGGGGCGTCGCCCGCGTCGCGATCGCCGGTGCGCTGGAGTTGATCGCCTCGGCCGGCGGCGGCGTGGTCGAGAGCTATCCGCGCGAGACCGACAAGCGCATCTCGCCGTCGTTCCTCTACAGCATGACCCGCCAGGTCTTCGAGGACGCCGGCTTCGAGTACGACCGCCCGAAGGGCACCGTCAACTGCGTCATGCGCACCACCGTCCCCGCCGACGCGAACGGAGGAGATCCCTCACGCCCCACCGCCCCACGACGGTAA